One stretch of Gemmatimonadota bacterium DNA includes these proteins:
- a CDS encoding alpha/beta hydrolase translates to MLRRFLRPTYAALCLALALLAVLPPPTYRLWQLSILVTEHGHWLALAALLALLPGWRRSRGGRVAAVLAAIAAALALSPLARALAAARAARAELADAVGESADAGAPLRVWPLLAGVEPPEILPETHQYTATNGQQLRLDVYREPARTAELRPLVVVIHGGSWRGGDRRQLPKLNSYLADWGYVVVSIDYRLAPAHPYPAALADITAAVAHLKARAAALGIDSTRIVLLGRSAGGHLALLAAYTRRDPAIRGAVSYYGPTDLRWGWHHPSPPRVYDSRGVLRDFLSGPLGQRGAVYDEASPIRHVASGATHPQAGNPVVPTLLIHGGRDPLVFDAHAAMLAGRLRAAGARVAYVRLPWATHGCDFAFNGPCGQISTWAVNRFLERVLR, encoded by the coding sequence ATGCTCCGCCGGTTCCTCCGCCCGACGTACGCGGCGCTTTGCCTGGCGCTCGCGCTCCTGGCGGTGCTGCCGCCGCCGACGTACCGGCTCTGGCAGCTCTCGATCCTCGTCACAGAGCACGGCCATTGGCTCGCGCTCGCGGCGCTGCTCGCCCTGCTGCCCGGCTGGCGGCGCAGCCGTGGGGGCCGGGTCGCGGCCGTGCTCGCGGCTATTGCCGCCGCGCTGGCGCTCTCGCCGCTCGCGCGCGCCCTGGCGGCGGCCCGCGCTGCGCGCGCCGAGCTTGCGGATGCGGTCGGCGAGTCGGCCGACGCCGGTGCGCCGCTGCGCGTATGGCCGCTCCTCGCGGGTGTCGAACCCCCCGAGATCCTGCCGGAAACCCACCAGTACACGGCCACGAATGGCCAACAACTGCGGCTCGATGTCTACCGTGAGCCGGCGAGGACCGCGGAGTTGCGGCCGCTGGTCGTCGTCATCCACGGCGGCTCGTGGCGAGGCGGGGACCGGCGGCAGCTCCCGAAGCTCAACTCCTATCTCGCGGACTGGGGGTACGTAGTCGTCTCCATCGATTACCGGCTCGCGCCCGCGCACCCCTACCCGGCCGCACTGGCAGACATCACGGCTGCGGTGGCACACCTGAAGGCACGCGCGGCCGCGCTCGGCATCGATAGTACGCGCATCGTGCTGCTCGGCCGCTCGGCCGGCGGGCATCTGGCACTGCTCGCCGCGTACACGCGACGCGACCCCGCCATCCGCGGCGCAGTGTCGTACTACGGACCCACGGACCTGCGCTGGGGCTGGCACCACCCCAGCCCGCCGCGGGTCTACGACAGCCGCGGCGTGCTGCGTGACTTCCTGAGCGGCCCGCTCGGGCAGCGCGGCGCCGTGTATGACGAGGCATCGCCCATCCGGCACGTGGCCAGCGGAGCGACGCACCCCCAAGCCGGGAATCCGGTCGTGCCCACGCTGCTCATCCACGGCGGGCGCGATCCGCTCGTGTTCGACGCGCACGCGGCTATGCTGGCGGGCAGGTTGCGCGCGGCGGGCGCACGCGTCGCCTACGTGCGCCTGCCGTGGGCCACGCACGGCTGCGATTTCGCCTTCAACGGGCCCTGCGGCCAGATCAGCACCTGGGCGGTGAACCGCTTCCTCGAACGCGTGCTGCGGTAG